From Nocardia sp. XZ_19_385:
GTGGGCGCTGTGGGACTGGGGGTCGTCCGCGTTCCATGCGGTGATTCTGACTTTCGTCTTCTCGGTGTATCTGGTGAAAGAGGTCGGCGACGATCTGCCGGGCCGGATTTCACCCGGCGCCTGGCTGGGTTTCGCGCTCGGTATCTCCGGGTTCGTCGTCGCGGTGACCGCGCCGGTGGCGGGGCAGTGGTTCGACGCCTCCGCGAAACGCAAACTCTCCCTTGCTGTTCTGACCGGGATCACCATTCTGGCCATGGCGGCGTTGTTCTTCGTGCGCGACGACCACCGCTACCTGTGGCTGGGCCTGGCGTTGCTCGCGCTCGGTTCGGCGGCTTTCGAGTTGTCCAACGTGCCCTACAACGCCATGCTGCGGCAGGTCTCCACACCGGCGACGGTCGGCCGGGTCTCCGGATTCGGCTGGGCCATGGGCTATTTCGGCGGCATCTTCCTGCTGCTGGCCTGCTACCTCGGCTTCATCTCCGGTGACGGCGACCATCGCGGACTGTTGAGCGTGCCGACCGCGGACGGGCTGAACATTCGGCTGGTAGCGGTGCTGGCGGCTGTGTGGTTCGCATTGTTCGCGCTGCCGGTGCTGTTCGCGGTGCCCGAATTGCCGCGCACCAAAGCGGATCCCGGGGCTGCCCGCGCCGGATTCTTCGCCTCCTACAAGGTGCTGTGGCGAGATCTGAAGGAGCTCTGGGTCGTCGACCGGCGCACGGTCGGCTTCCTCATCGCCAGTGCCATCTTCCGGGACGGCCTGGCCGGTGTGTTCACCTTCGGCGCGGTACTCGCGGTGCAGGTCTACGGGTTCACCGACGCGCGCGTGCTGCTGTTCGGCATCGCCGCGAATGTGGTTGCGGCACTGGGCGCGATCATCGCCGGACGGTTCGACGACCGGCTCGGCCCGAAGATCGTGATCGTCATCTCGCTGGCCTCGATGCTGGTGTGGGGCACCGTGCTGCTGTTCGTCTCCGGGCCGTTGATGTTCTGGATCTTCGGGCTGTTGCTCACGATTTCGGTCGGTCCCGCGCAGGCTTCGGCGCGTTCGTTCCTGACCCGGCTGGCGCCGCCGGGACGCGAGGGCCAGTACTTCGGGCTCTATACGACGACCGGGCGTGCCGCATCTTTCCTTGCCCCAACGCTTTTCGGCGTGTTCGTCGCGGTGTTCGGCGGCGACCAGGAGGGCGCGGAACGGGTCGGGATCGTCGGGCTGCTGCTGGTGCTCGGTGTCGGGCTGGTCGCGCTGCTGGCGGTCTCGCCGCCGGATCGGACGCCGGCCGGCCAGCCCGTCGACGCGGTCGGCTGATATGCCGAAACCCCGCCGGATCAACGGCGGGGCAACGGCTTTCGAAACTCAGTCGGCCTTGGGCGTGGCGCGGGTCCCGACGATCACGCACGGGACGCCATTGGCCAGCATCGAGAAGATCACCGGCATATAGCCCTCGCTGAAGGACGGTCCGGCGCCCGTTCCCGCCCAGACCGTGTCCTTCGAAGCCGGGTCGGCGCTGACGGGGATCAGGTCGATGCTCAGCGGCGGGGACATGCCGGCCATCGAGTCGACGAATTCGTAGAGCATGTGCGGTTTGCCGTCCTGCTCGCTGACGGTGACCACGACACCGGCCCGCTTGTAGGTGCCCGCATAAGGGGTGATGTCGATCGCCGGGGGGTTCGCCGGGGGTGCGAACGGGTCGGGCATGGTCACCTCGGCCAGCTCCGCGAGTAGCTCGCGGAACAGGTCGGAGTAGAGCTGCCGGGCGCCGCCGCCGTTGGTGAGCAGCACGATCGCCATTTTCGCCGACGGGATGACGCGCAGATAGCCGTACTGTCCGATGGCCGCGCCGTCGTGGCCGAAGCCGCCGACGCCGTTCCAGTTGTTGAGCACCCAGCCCAGGCCTTGGCCGTCGCCGCTGACGGTCCACTTGTCGGGGCAGTCGACCTCGCGTCGCTGCATCGCGACGGTGCCGCTGGCACACAGTACTCGGGTGCCGTCCTGGGCGATGCCACCGGCGAGGTGCATCTGCGCGAAGCGCGCCATATCACCTGCGCTGGAGATGATCCGGGCCGCCGGCGCCACCGAGCGCGGCATCAGATCCCACTCCGGCGCCGGGTCCGGGTCGGCCCCGGGCTCGCCGAGGTGACTCATCGCGGTGCGGAATTTCAGTGCTTGCTCCGGCAGCGTCACGGTGCGTTCCAGGCCGAGCGGCCCGGCTAGCCGTTCGGTGACGGCTTGGTCCCAGGTCAGGCCGGTGAGCACCTCGATCATGCGGCCCATCACCACGTAGCCGATGCCGCCGTAGGAGAAGGTGGTGCCGGTGGGGCAGTCCTGCGGCACCTCGCGGGCGGCTTCGACGAACTTGGCCAGGCAGTCGTCGCCGCGGCCGGAGTCGTAGTTGAAGTCGTTGGTCAAACCGGCGGTGTGCGACAGCAATTGGCGGGTGGTGATGGTCTTGGTGGCCTCCGGATCCGGGACCGCGAATTCGGGGAGCACGTCGATCACCGGAGCATCGAGGTCCAGCTTGCCCTCGTCGACCAGCTGCATGATCATCGTCGCGGTGTAGACCTTGGCGATCGAGCCGCAGAGGAACACCGAGTCGGTGGTGACTTCGACGCCGGTGCCGCGGTGCAGCACGCCGCTGGCGAGTTCGTGGACCTGGCCGTCGATGACCACCGCGAGCGCCGCACCGGGGACGTGGTGGGCGGCGCGCAGCTTGTCCAGCCGGTTCTGCCAGTACGTAATCGCAAACTTCGACATGTTGTGCCTCTTTCTCTAGCTGTGTTTGCTCTGCTGGGAAGCGCTCCTGCGAACGTTGTTCCCGCTTGATGAACACTGTACGCACATGCGAACACTGTGCGCAAGTGGGCATGCAAATGCCAGGTGAGGACGTAAAGGCTTGTCTCTCCTGTCATCCTGAGCGCAGCGCAGGATTTCAGGTCGTGCGCTGTGCTTCAGGTGGCAAGGGGCACTTCAAGGGGGCGAAAGAGCCGCTACTGCTCTGGCTTCCAGACGCCCATGCCGAGGGCGACCAGGCGGATCTGCTGCATCGTGCGATCGACGATCGCCTTCTGCTCGCGCCCGGGCGCCTGGATGTAGGTGCCGATGCCGTGGGTGACGATGCCGACGATGAGGTCGGCGGCGATCTCCAGATCCCGCGGCGCCCAGGCGTCCAGGGCCGGGATGCGGGAGAGGTCGGCGACGAGTTCGCGGACGATCAGCTGCAGCTCGGTGGTGATGGCCTGGCGCAGTGCCGCGGAGCCGCCGTGGCGTTCGCGGATGAGGAACCCGAACAGGTCGCGCTTCGGGTCCACCTGTTCGAAAACGAAGCGGACCGAGGCGGATACGCCGGTGTTGGGGCTGCGGCGGACCTCGCGCAGGGCCAGGCGGAGTGCGGTGACGCCGTCGTCGACCAGGGTGGCGCCCAGGTCGTCCAGGGAGGCGAAATGCCGGTAGAAGGCCGTGGGGACGATGCCGGCCGAGCGGGAGATCTCGCGCAGGCTCAAGGCCGCGAAACCACGTTCGGCGGCGAGCGCGAGGGTGCCGTCCACCAGTGCCTGGCGGGTCCGTTCCTTGCGCTCGATACGCGTCGCTGCCTGCTCATTCATCTCGGTGAGCATACATCCGTTCACCATACGCACCTTCTGGGGATGTTGTTCGGGTCACACAATCTGCCGGTTGACACCTGCATGGGGTCATCAGTCACACTAGTTGAGTGTACAGGCGTGCACTGAAATTATGGATCGCACGCCGAGGCTCGGAGAGAGGCCCGAGGCATGAGCTCAGGGCCCCGCGAACGCCGCGAGAGATTGGAGCGGACCACATGGTGGATCTCGTCGATATGGTGCAGACGCTGACCACGCCGCACCCGCTGGACCGATACCTGGAACTGATCCGGCCCACCCTGACCGCACGCCGGTTACGCGCCGAGGTCACCCACGTGCGCCGCTCGACGCCGGGCTCGGTGACGCTGACGCTGCGTCCGACCCGGCAGTGGCGGGGGCACACCGCGGGCCAGTACATCCAGATCGGCGTGGTGATCGACGGCGTCCGGCACACCCGCTGCTATTCGCCGGTGAATCCGGAAGGCCGCCGGGAGAAGCACATCCAGCTCACGATCAAGTCCCACACCGGCGGGCTGGTCTCCCAGCACCTGTACCAGCACGCCGCACCCGGCATGGTGGTCGACCTCGAACCCGCCGCGGGCACCTTCGCGCTGCCCGAGACCCGCCCCGAGCGGATCCTGCTGATCAGCGGCGGCAGCGGCATCACCCCGGTGCTGTCGATGCTGCGTACGCTGGCCGGCGAGGGCTACCAGGGCGAGCTCACCTTCCTGTACTACGCGAAATCGCCGGTGCTGGTGCCGCATCGCGCCGAACTGGACGCGATCGCTCAGGCGCACAACAACTTCCGCATCGAGCTGCGTTATCCGGGGCGGCACGCGGCGGATGAGCTGGAGCCGGTCACCATCCGCTCGTGCACGGAGATCAGCGGCGCCGGGTACTTCGACTACGACGAACTGGAGCGCGTCGCACCCTGGTTCGCCGAGGCGCAGACCTTCGTCTGCGGGCCGCAGGCCCTGATGGACGCGGTGCGCAAGGTCTACGAGGCCGAGCAGCTGGGCGACCGGCTGCACACCGAGGAGTTCACGCTCAACTTCGCGCCCGTCGATGACACCGATGTCCATGGGACGGTTAGTTTTTCGGCCAGCGGGGTAAGCGCGGCCAATAGCGGGACGACGCTGCTGGAGCAAGCCGAGG
This genomic window contains:
- a CDS encoding ferredoxin reductase, with protein sequence MVDLVDMVQTLTTPHPLDRYLELIRPTLTARRLRAEVTHVRRSTPGSVTLTLRPTRQWRGHTAGQYIQIGVVIDGVRHTRCYSPVNPEGRREKHIQLTIKSHTGGLVSQHLYQHAAPGMVVDLEPAAGTFALPETRPERILLISGGSGITPVLSMLRTLAGEGYQGELTFLYYAKSPVLVPHRAELDAIAQAHNNFRIELRYPGRHAADELEPVTIRSCTEISGAGYFDYDELERVAPWFAEAQTFVCGPQALMDAVRKVYEAEQLGDRLHTEEFTLNFAPVDDTDVHGTVSFSASGVSAANSGTTLLEQAEAAGLSPEYGCRMGICFSCTAVRRTGCTRNVRTGETNSDPDQPIQLCINAPVGDVEIDV
- a CDS encoding TetR family transcriptional regulator; the protein is MNEQAATRIERKERTRQALVDGTLALAAERGFAALSLREISRSAGIVPTAFYRHFASLDDLGATLVDDGVTALRLALREVRRSPNTGVSASVRFVFEQVDPKRDLFGFLIRERHGGSAALRQAITTELQLIVRELVADLSRIPALDAWAPRDLEIAADLIVGIVTHGIGTYIQAPGREQKAIVDRTMQQIRLVALGMGVWKPEQ
- a CDS encoding serine hydrolase → MSKFAITYWQNRLDKLRAAHHVPGAALAVVIDGQVHELASGVLHRGTGVEVTTDSVFLCGSIAKVYTATMIMQLVDEGKLDLDAPVIDVLPEFAVPDPEATKTITTRQLLSHTAGLTNDFNYDSGRGDDCLAKFVEAAREVPQDCPTGTTFSYGGIGYVVMGRMIEVLTGLTWDQAVTERLAGPLGLERTVTLPEQALKFRTAMSHLGEPGADPDPAPEWDLMPRSVAPAARIISSAGDMARFAQMHLAGGIAQDGTRVLCASGTVAMQRREVDCPDKWTVSGDGQGLGWVLNNWNGVGGFGHDGAAIGQYGYLRVIPSAKMAIVLLTNGGGARQLYSDLFRELLAELAEVTMPDPFAPPANPPAIDITPYAGTYKRAGVVVTVSEQDGKPHMLYEFVDSMAGMSPPLSIDLIPVSADPASKDTVWAGTGAGPSFSEGYMPVIFSMLANGVPCVIVGTRATPKAD
- a CDS encoding MFS transporter, producing MTEVNAEAPEPFERAGKQSLAVGQAAGRKQVVSWALWDWGSSAFHAVILTFVFSVYLVKEVGDDLPGRISPGAWLGFALGISGFVVAVTAPVAGQWFDASAKRKLSLAVLTGITILAMAALFFVRDDHRYLWLGLALLALGSAAFELSNVPYNAMLRQVSTPATVGRVSGFGWAMGYFGGIFLLLACYLGFISGDGDHRGLLSVPTADGLNIRLVAVLAAVWFALFALPVLFAVPELPRTKADPGAARAGFFASYKVLWRDLKELWVVDRRTVGFLIASAIFRDGLAGVFTFGAVLAVQVYGFTDARVLLFGIAANVVAALGAIIAGRFDDRLGPKIVIVISLASMLVWGTVLLFVSGPLMFWIFGLLLTISVGPAQASARSFLTRLAPPGREGQYFGLYTTTGRAASFLAPTLFGVFVAVFGGDQEGAERVGIVGLLLVLGVGLVALLAVSPPDRTPAGQPVDAVG